One part of the Solanum dulcamara chromosome 8, daSolDulc1.2, whole genome shotgun sequence genome encodes these proteins:
- the LOC129901110 gene encoding protein HOTHEAD-like isoform X1 yields the protein MITPSWNPFIFSSLFGILILSIPCFSEKAPHYTFARDATSSPKVVFFDYIIIGGGTSGCALAATLSQSSNVLLLERGGLPYGNPNITNITGFASNLANTSPSSPAQLFISTDGVFNHRARVLGGGSAINAGFYTRASKAYVRRVGWDEKLVNESYEWVEKKVAFQPQIKQWQSAVRNGLLEVGVEPNNGFTFEHLYGTKIGGSIFDSQGHRHTAADLLEYADPTKISVLLYATVEQIMFKPGAGGRKPRANGVRFQDSKGNSHLAYLKEGSMNEVILSAGALGSPQMLMLSGIGPAEQLKVHGIYVLLDQPMVGMGMSDNPTNAVLVPSPKPVEVSLIQVVGITEFESYVEAASGSLELDWLRRIGHDFERIANQSMDPSVINPQLLQSPIQAGIILEKIAGPYSTGFLQLKNKDPSENPEVTFNYFKDPRDLQRCVQGMRTIAEVIESASFFNFKYPFATAQTLMNTMLTLPLNLRPRHLSASVSLEQFCIDTVITIWHYHGGCQVGKVVDRDFRVFGVDGLRVIDGSTLIDSPGTNPQATVMMLGRYMGQKILRERLAGAKN from the exons ATGATTACCCCAAGTTGGAATCCCttcatcttttcttctctttttggaATTCTCATTCTCTCCATTCCTTGTTTCTCAGAGAAAg CCCCACATTACACGTTTGCCAGGGACGCTACATCATCTCCAAAGGTAGTTTTCTTCGATTACATCATAATAGGAGGAGGAACTTCTGGCTGTGCATTAGCGGCAACACTCTCACAATCTTCCAATGTTCTGTTATTAGAAAGAGGTGGCTTGCCATATGGAAACCCCAATATTACAAACATTACTGGTTTTGCCAGCAATTTAGCTAACACTTCTCCATCATCGCCCGCGCAACTTTTCATCTCCACGGACGGTGTATTCAACCACCGCGCTCGCGTCCTAGGTGGAGGCTCGGCTATTAATGCCGGGTTCTATACGAGGGCGAGCAAGGCGTATGTTAGGAGAGTAGGATGGGATGAGAAGTTAGTGAATGAATCGTACGAATGGGTGGAAAAGAAAGTGGCGTTTCAGCCTCAAATAAAGCAGTGGCAATCGGCAGTGAGGAATGGTTTGTTGGAAGTAGGAGTGGAACCGAATAATGGTTTTACGTTTGAACATTTGTATGGTACTAAAATTGGTGGAAGCATATTTGATTCACAAGGGCATAGGCATACTGCTGCTGATTTGTTGGAGTATGCTGATCCTACAAAAATTAGTGTTCTTTTGTATGCCACTGTGGAACAAATCATGTTCAAACCAGGAG CTGGAGGAAGGAAGCCAAGAGCTAATGGAGTTCGTTTTCAAGATTCAAAAGGTAATAGCCACTTGGCCTACTTGAAGGAGGGATCTATGAATGAGGTCATCTTGTCAGCTGGAGCATTGGGAAGTCCACAAATGTTGATGTTGAGTGGTATTGGGCCAGCAGAACAACTGAAGGTCCATGGGATCTATGTGTTATTGGATCAACCCATGGTTGGTATGGGTATGTCTGATAACCCAACGAATGCTGTACTTGTTCCTTCTCCTAAACCTGTGGAAGTTTCCCTCATTCAAGTGGTTGGTATTACTGAGTTCGAAAGTTACGTTGAAGCTGCCAGTGGGTCTTTAGAGTTGGATTGGTTGCGTAGAATCGGTCATGACTTTGAAAGGATAGCTAATCAG AGTATGGACCCATCTGTGATCAACCCACAACTTCTACAGTCGCCAATACAAGCAGGTATCATCCTAGAAAAAATTGCAGGACCATACTCAACAGGTTTTCTTCAACTTAAAAACAAAGACCCAAGTGAAAATCCAGAAGTAACTTTCAACTACTTCAAAGATCCCAGAGACTTACAAAGATGTGTGCAAGGTATGAGAACAATAGCAGAGGTCATAGAATCAGCgtctttcttcaatttcaaatacCCTTTTGCAACAGCACAAACCTTAATGAATACAATGTTAACTTTGCCACTCAATTTGAGACCAAGACATTTGAGTGCCTCTGTTTCTTTAGAACAATTCTGTATTGACACAGTAATCACCATATGGCATTACCATGGAGGTTGTCAAGTTGGGAAAGTGGTTGATAGAGATTTCAGAGTTTTTGGGGTTGATGGATTGAGAGTTATTGATGGATCTACACTTATTGACTCCCCTGGCACTAATCCTCAAGCCACTGTAATGATGCTTGGAAG GTACATGGGGCAGAAGATTTTGAGGGAGAGGCTTGCTGGTGCAAAGAACTAG
- the LOC129901110 gene encoding protein HOTHEAD-like isoform X2, which translates to MITPSWNPFIFSSLFGILILSIPCFSEKAPHYTFARDATSSPKVVFFDYIIIGGGTSGCALAATLSQSSNVLLLERGGLPYGNPNITNITGFASNLANTSPSSPAQLFISTDGVFNHRARVLGGGSAINAGFYTRASKAYVRRVGWDEKLVNESYEWVEKKVAFQPQIKQWQSAVRNGLLEVGVEPNNGFTFEHLYGTKIGGSIFDSQGHRHTAADLLEYADPTKISVLLYATVEQIMFKPGAGGRKPRANGVRFQDSKGNSHLAYLKEGSMNEVILSAGALGSPQMLMLSGIGPAEQLKVHGIYVLLDQPMVGMGMSDNPTNAVLVPSPKPVEVSLIQVVGITEFESYVEAASGSLELDWLRRIGHDFERIANQSMDPSVINPQLLQSPIQAGIILEKIAGPYSTGFLQLKNKDPSENPEVTFNYFKDPRDLQRCVQVITIWHYHGGCQVGKVVDRDFRVFGVDGLRVIDGSTLIDSPGTNPQATVMMLGRYMGQKILRERLAGAKN; encoded by the exons ATGATTACCCCAAGTTGGAATCCCttcatcttttcttctctttttggaATTCTCATTCTCTCCATTCCTTGTTTCTCAGAGAAAg CCCCACATTACACGTTTGCCAGGGACGCTACATCATCTCCAAAGGTAGTTTTCTTCGATTACATCATAATAGGAGGAGGAACTTCTGGCTGTGCATTAGCGGCAACACTCTCACAATCTTCCAATGTTCTGTTATTAGAAAGAGGTGGCTTGCCATATGGAAACCCCAATATTACAAACATTACTGGTTTTGCCAGCAATTTAGCTAACACTTCTCCATCATCGCCCGCGCAACTTTTCATCTCCACGGACGGTGTATTCAACCACCGCGCTCGCGTCCTAGGTGGAGGCTCGGCTATTAATGCCGGGTTCTATACGAGGGCGAGCAAGGCGTATGTTAGGAGAGTAGGATGGGATGAGAAGTTAGTGAATGAATCGTACGAATGGGTGGAAAAGAAAGTGGCGTTTCAGCCTCAAATAAAGCAGTGGCAATCGGCAGTGAGGAATGGTTTGTTGGAAGTAGGAGTGGAACCGAATAATGGTTTTACGTTTGAACATTTGTATGGTACTAAAATTGGTGGAAGCATATTTGATTCACAAGGGCATAGGCATACTGCTGCTGATTTGTTGGAGTATGCTGATCCTACAAAAATTAGTGTTCTTTTGTATGCCACTGTGGAACAAATCATGTTCAAACCAGGAG CTGGAGGAAGGAAGCCAAGAGCTAATGGAGTTCGTTTTCAAGATTCAAAAGGTAATAGCCACTTGGCCTACTTGAAGGAGGGATCTATGAATGAGGTCATCTTGTCAGCTGGAGCATTGGGAAGTCCACAAATGTTGATGTTGAGTGGTATTGGGCCAGCAGAACAACTGAAGGTCCATGGGATCTATGTGTTATTGGATCAACCCATGGTTGGTATGGGTATGTCTGATAACCCAACGAATGCTGTACTTGTTCCTTCTCCTAAACCTGTGGAAGTTTCCCTCATTCAAGTGGTTGGTATTACTGAGTTCGAAAGTTACGTTGAAGCTGCCAGTGGGTCTTTAGAGTTGGATTGGTTGCGTAGAATCGGTCATGACTTTGAAAGGATAGCTAATCAG AGTATGGACCCATCTGTGATCAACCCACAACTTCTACAGTCGCCAATACAAGCAGGTATCATCCTAGAAAAAATTGCAGGACCATACTCAACAGGTTTTCTTCAACTTAAAAACAAAGACCCAAGTGAAAATCCAGAAGTAACTTTCAACTACTTCAAAGATCCCAGAGACTTACAAAGATGTGTGCAAG TAATCACCATATGGCATTACCATGGAGGTTGTCAAGTTGGGAAAGTGGTTGATAGAGATTTCAGAGTTTTTGGGGTTGATGGATTGAGAGTTATTGATGGATCTACACTTATTGACTCCCCTGGCACTAATCCTCAAGCCACTGTAATGATGCTTGGAAG GTACATGGGGCAGAAGATTTTGAGGGAGAGGCTTGCTGGTGCAAAGAACTAG